The segment ATATCACCAAGTGCTGTTTTTGACAAACGTAAAGTTTTTCTATAAATCAGTGAACAACATGCCACTCTCATTTTCATTCCAATGTGATTCAAGGCCATTACATAAGGATGCATCATAAAAACACTCAATGCTGAAGCTAGTATCACTGCTCCAGCATAAAGATAAGCTTCTTCTTTTGTCATATTAACATTATCTGTTTTGgagtaatattttaaaagtcttCCTACTGCAAGTGGCTGGAAAAccctgtaaaatatatatatactctttattcaaaaaaaaaactattaaataattaattaattacctgAATCCCAATTCCATGATTGCAGCAACAATGccatacaataaaatttttggacCAAAAACTTTGATTAGTACTCTACTCAAACTTGGTGCtgatttcgaattttttttcttttgatttattttatcaaaacgtCTCAATTCTTCCTCCCatgctgatgatattttttcaccCAACATACTGCTCTTGTGTTCCTTCAGTGGCCTTGTGAGATCATCAATTTCCAAGTCTCTTTTATAACCAAGCCAGAATGTTTTCAACATCcatctaaaatattttcaatccaattaaattattttctttcattataaattaattaaataatttcttacgTGAATGTCAAAGCACTCAGTGGATTAACACCTTGTCTGGGATTTTTCCttctttgaatatttaatttagcaTCCATTTTGGCAGTTTATAAAGCTCACTTACAATTAAAACCTCCTCATGTGtatcttaaaaaaacaacaaaatacataattaatattcaattacatttcttttaaaatgataaattaattttcttaaaaattaaactcaaCAATCTtccaatatttaaatgaaacttTTTGTATACCAGAAATTTACTTGTAGTAATTCTAATATTGTATCAAGCAGACTGAAAAACAATAGAAACATTATCTCTAAATGATAAGCAAATAAActgtgtaaataatttttcgaatttaatttttaataatatatcaaggCTTGTTATTATACATACAATTATCATCACTtgattatacataaaaaatattcttcataTCTTATAgtccataaataaatatccaatcaaattaatttaaattattttttttaatttaaattatactcttttttttttctgttaatttttgttagtcttttttttagtaataaaatatattttattaatttcaccAGTTGATGCAGACATTACCcagtaaatttaatcattaaaaattgaaaaatcattttctaattttttatttctatttcattctgtttgttgttgataataataatttagcctTACCGATAGCAACAAGTGCTTTTTTTATCACACAAAGTAAAAACATTAGTTTATCAAGATAACAATACTTAATGTCTGCATCAGTGGCTGAATGAtttgtttgattaattatttctaaattaacCATTGTTATTATTCTCTATAGTATTTAGTGTTGTAAGTCTTAAATGACTTAAATAATATGAACCCAGTAATTGATCTTATCAGGACAGTTGTTGCTGAATGCTGACCAATGCTGAcagtgattatttttttgctatattgttattatttttagctgTTAATATTCATATAATGCAGATGCCAggatatgtatatttttttgatgcaattgctaaaaaattatagatatattatataacaaaataatatttatttatatgtgaaAGTATTTTCctgatatagaaaaattaataaaattttcttaaagaaattaataaattttctcaaaaaaatatttaattacagcaatttactaaattattagataaaaaaaaacaattgcggATAGTAAAACTATATTAAATGtactttttttaacaatttcaagtaattttaaatttatttactaatttttattaatagaatGCAACTTATTGTCtgtaaagtatttttaaaaaatataaaaaatcatttttatttttagctgtttataattttattttcgttatttatatattattttttatgtattgttaataattattaaatcttaCCAATAACAAGGAGCTGTATTTTAACACTATtcaagaaattatattttttaaaacaccaACCAGTATCTAGATCCAGGTTGgtgtaattattttctttagatAATTCAAGATAActcattgttttttatgtttatttttttactttgaaacTTGTTTGAAACTGAACAAAATATTGTTGTGTCAAATCATGTCAAAACTATGTGTTtacttttggttttttttttatttatttatttacataatttgacaggaattttattattgttgttggatGTCAGCACCAGTCATTGCCCATGttccatttgttttttttcttttaaatttccaaatacaataaatatttaattgttattaataatattcaagtaatttaattttcacacACCAATGCAAAAAGTAAAtacattattcaatttaataaacaatattttttaatttaaaaaacaagtcaCAATTTGACAACTTGGCTGGTACTCATGGGACGAATTGTCACACCACCAATCATcgacaatcaattttttttttaatccacatTGTTAAACgtcaaataaacaataaaaaaaaataacagtaaataataacaactgtGTATTGTCAAAACAATAAaccttgaataaaattataaacttaaaaatgagtaaaacTCCAGGAAAAGTATCAAGACCTTATGAGGGAATACGTTATTCAGCTGATAAACAAATTGTTGTTCTAGACATTGGAGCAGCATACACCAAGTATTATCAATTtaccaataattatttacaattaaaaaacaaaaaatttcaaatatttacagtgataatttaattacagaTTTGGTTATGCTGGTGAAGCCACACCCAGAGGAATAATAAGAACAGAAATAAAATGTCCAACATCAAAATTagttagaaaaatatatagatacaatgatgttgatgatttgTATCAATTACTAGTTGAATTTCTTCATGCATTATTTttcaggtaaattaaattatcaataatttctcaaataaaatatatttatcattttgtttttgttgtttcaaCATATAGACATGTTGTGATAACACCAAAAGATGTTAGAATGGTAATACTAGAATCACTGCTAACACCAACAAAATTTCGTGAAACACTTGCTAAAGTATTATTTCGTCATTTTGAAATTGGAAGTTTGATGTTATTACCAAGTCATTTGGTAACAATAAGCACACTTGGTTATGATACAGCACTTGTACTTGATGTTGGATATCAGGATGCAACATTAATACCAATATATCGTGGTGTTGCAATACTAAAAGCTTGGCAAAGTTTACCACTAGCTGCTGAAGCTATTCATGAATctctaatgaaaaaatttcaaactgaTTATCCAACAATTGACATcaacgaaaaattaattgaagatATTAAAGTACGTACATGTTTTGTAACAAGCCTAGAACgttctaaaaaattatcaacaaatgaaCCACCAATACCACCACCTTCTGTTAAATATCCTGgtgttaaaacaataaatatacctGGTGAATATAGAGAAgaatcatttgaattattatggcaacgtgataatgataatttaagtaTACCAACAATGATACTTGATGCAATAATTAAATGTCCAATTGATACACGACAACAATTAGCTGAAAATATATTACTCATTGGTGGTACAACAATGACAAAAGGTTTTAAAAGTCGTTTAAATAATGAacttattgaattattaaaatcatcattatataatgataaattaaaaattaaaaaatttaaatttcataatacaCCATGTAAAGCTAATTATACTGCTTGGCTTGGTGGTGCAATATTTGGTGTTGCTGATTTACCATCAAGatgtatattaaaagaaaattatttaaaaattaatcgtATTCCAGATTGGGCAAATCTTTTGGATAATCAAAAAGAAATTGGTTCAAattatagtatttaaaaaacaaattataaattaaataaaaaaatattaataacaaaaaatttctatatgttttaattattttttatttttaattataaaatttcaaaataattgattataatgttgttgttgttgttgttgatttaaaagaaggggtaaaatttacaatgttgtTAAAAGAGTAAGTTTTTCATTAAGTTGAAGTTGTGTTTTAATAAGTTGTGATAATGCAACAACCATTAAAAGATCCTTGACATTGCTATTAAACATGTCATCAAATTGTTCACTAGTCATTTTAGGTACTGAATTAACCATGTCAAGTAGTGCTCTACCAACTTGATTATCTGGTTGTTGTTTACCAGcaataacatcatcaacataaGCAAGTACTTGATCCAACATTGATGCTAATTTTGTACTTGCACCAGCAATTTGTGCTAAATCCATTTGTGGCTCAACAATACCAGCTGATTTAACAACTCCTCCAATTGCTGATTGAGTTTTAGAACATACTTGTAAACCAGTTATTTCAGGTTCATAACTGATaatctataaataacaaataataaattaattattcaattaacaatgggtggtttatttgttttattttaatatacctGAACTTTGATGGGTGTAAACATGGAACCTTGTTTACCATTTGGTACACCAAGTTGTACACAAACATATGCCTTGATAGCCATTCTTGTTGTATTGATAAGAGTTGTATCAACAGTCAAATGAACTGGATTATTACATTCTCTAGCATAATATTCATGAATAACTGATGAATGAGTTGTAACATCTTTACCAGTTGCCCACCAACCAACAATATTTTCTTGAGGATTAACtttactatttatttcataaagatCACCGGCATAACCAAGCTCAGCTTCAACTTGATCATCATATTCTTTGTGTGGTACACAAAAACAATTTGTCACTTCCACGACACCTCTTTCAGTACTTcctagataaaaaatatatatatttatgtatttgagGTTATGTACATGTGACATATTAATTggcatttatttaaattattttatcatcttaCCTAACAAAGTACCAATAACTCTGTGTGAATCAGAATTACGACGTTCGTATGCATCAACAATTTGAAATAACACCACTGGGTGaactttaacaattaaatctagagccatattttatttttttttacaatattaaattggAGAGTCAATTGGAGCAAACAGACACAAAAAATATGGAGCCCAATGGAGCCGGGGATTTTCTTTGGCCGcgtttataattttgtaaaattttttgggcGAGTTTACAGTCGGCTATCATCGGCAAAagagacaaataaaataaagacacGTGCTTTTTTCTCTTTGACATTTGACATGTCAACAACtctctatatttaaaaagttgtctattattttctgcaacaataattgtctcttgatattatttttttcaatcgaaATACTGACGATTTAATCAAGCCACAATTTCCACCACAATTCCACCTCTCCATacactaattaaaaatttaactaaaattatttttaaataatttataattattgtttttcaagcaacaaataattagacaattttttttttttttctttaaattatatcgaaattttcagtttgattttttttttctttttttttaataaaaaaataatttctttgtgacataaaatttattaaacagatgcaaattaaaatactgtttttaatgttaataatttaatatttttttttttcatttaaaaatagtgcaataattgtattaaaatttttttttttttttcaaataaattttgcatAATTGCGtggtgtatttaaaattaatttttttttttgacaattttatttttctctttttaaaagcattattaattttcgattatttaatttcgagtaattattttttggtttgTATTTTGTTGGACAAATTTATCGggtatacaatattattttcacaaaattttacaattatccacaaatgacaataaaataaagtttataaaaaacaaaatttcgaCAGAATAATTTGtttcgatttttttctttccattaTCGTGACGTtgctttttttacaattaaaaattttatttttcttgtaatttatACTCGTACACAATTCAATCTCaattaacatataaaataattaatgcaaTTATAGGTTTATCACCTCGTCAATTAATCacaatgtcaatttttataaatttatattttcaaaaaataattagtactATTAGTGATGATAATTTCTATCtggtcaaaaataaaaaattagtaacagttaatggattatttatttaaaataataaaaaataaaaaataatattttaaaaaaaacaaaaaatacattatcgCAATAACCAAGACTAaacggtaaaaaaaaaaacaaaaaaaaaaacaagaaatttaattatcaatgaccgtcaataattattgtgattaaaaaaagaaaaaaaaaaaattctgtttaattgttatatcttttttgttttttttattctcgttTCTAATACTAGTGTGTCTGTGTTgtgttataatatatataataataaatctcattatttataaacttctAAAAATCGTAAAGTTATATACacttgttataattatttatagaatgatgaatttgtttgtttttttttttcttttctttttttttatatagaaactTATTTACAACGAGAGTAGattatattttgcattttaataattgtctaTTGTccatttgttgaattattttgtgataatttcgtcgttgatgaatttaattgtgCAAGAATATCAGGACTTGCATGagcttttaaaattgtattttcagCTTCAAGTAAACTTATGTGATCAGTTAATtcagttattttttgtttcaatatatGGACTTCTTCTCGTACAGCGTACATTAAATGACTCTTTACTAAATcctgtaatgaaaaaaaaaaaattaatttactattataatacatttataatcaattaaaaatataatatttaccatAGCTTGTTCAATTTTGTTGTCAATTGCTACAGCACCAATTCCCGATAtactagaaataaataaataattttatcaataaaccaataaataaataaataaataaataaataaataaataatctgcttgtttttttaaaaacttacttttcattattttcgagTATCTTTGGATCTTCAGCAGCTTGTGTGACTTCAGCAAGACATTCAAGTAGTACGGCATCAGCAGCTAAACCAACAGAGTCCTGCTCTGCATATGATGGTGCAAATCCAATTTTACCAAGTATACCACTTGGATAATTTGCTTGTGGAAAACGTACACCAAAATTATTTCTCGTTTGATTACTATTACTACCACCAGCACCACTACTACtaacaacaccaccaccactaccaccactTCCACCAGCACTACCAGCAGCACCAATACCAACATTTAATCCATTTGTTGTCATTTGATTTTGTCCAGTTGATGATACTTGATTAACTTGATTACCAGGATCAACACCATTAACACTAGATGTTGTTTGACCAGTTGTCTGATGAATATTTTGTATtgactgttgttgttgttgttgttgttgaatattatcagtcaattgattaattgattgttgttgatttgttGAAGTTGGTTGTGAGGCACTTTGCgttacaataatatttgttgatt is part of the Aphidius gifuensis isolate YNYX2018 linkage group LG1, ASM1490517v1, whole genome shotgun sequence genome and harbors:
- the LOC122860740 gene encoding eukaryotic translation initiation factor 3 subunit F, with the translated sequence MALDLIVKVHPVVLFQIVDAYERRNSDSHRVIGTLLGSTERGVVEVTNCFCVPHKEYDDQVEAELGYAGDLYEINSKVNPQENIVGWWATGKDVTTHSSVIHEYYARECNNPVHLTVDTTLINTTRMAIKAYVCVQLGVPNGKQGSMFTPIKVQIISYEPEITGLQVCSKTQSAIGGVVKSAGIVEPQMDLAQIAGASTKLASMLDQVLAYVDDVIAGKQQPDNQVGRALLDMVNSVPKMTSEQFDDMFNSNVKDLLMVVALSQLIKTQLQLNEKLTLLTTL
- the LOC122860735 gene encoding actin-related protein 10; translated protein: MSKTPGKVSRPYEGIRYSADKQIVVLDIGAAYTKFGYAGEATPRGIIRTEIKCPTSKLVRKIYRYNDVDDLYQLLVEFLHALFFRHVVITPKDVRMVILESLLTPTKFRETLAKVLFRHFEIGSLMLLPSHLVTISTLGYDTALVLDVGYQDATLIPIYRGVAILKAWQSLPLAAEAIHESLMKKFQTDYPTIDINEKLIEDIKVRTCFVTSLERSKKLSTNEPPIPPPSVKYPGVKTINIPGEYREESFELLWQRDNDNLSIPTMILDAIIKCPIDTRQQLAENILLIGGTTMTKGFKSRLNNELIELLKSSLYNDKLKIKKFKFHNTPCKANYTAWLGGAIFGVADLPSRCILKENYLKINRIPDWANLLDNQKEIGSNYSI